A region from the Hippopotamus amphibius kiboko isolate mHipAmp2 chromosome 15, mHipAmp2.hap2, whole genome shotgun sequence genome encodes:
- the LOC130836675 gene encoding annexin A1-like — protein sequence MAMVSEFLKQAWFIDNEEQEYIKTVKTSKAGPGSAVSPYPTFNSSSDVEALHKAITVKGVDEATIIEILTKRNNAQHQQIKAAYLQEKGKPLDEALKKALTGHLEEVALALLKTPAQFDPDELRAAMKGLGTDEDTLNEILASRTNREIREINRIYREELKRDLAKDIAADASGDYEKALLSLAKGDRSEALALNDDLADTDARALYEAGERGKGTDMNVFTTILTTRSYSHLRRVFQKYSKYSKHDMNKVLDLELKGDIEKCLTVIVKCTTSKPMFFAEKLHQAMKGVGTHHKILIRIMVSHSEIDMNDIKACYQKLYGISLCQAILDETKGDYEKILVALCGGN from the coding sequence atggCAATGGTATCTGAATTCCTGAAGCAGGCCTGGTTTATTGACAATGAAGAGCAGGAGTACATCAAAACTGTGAAAACATCCAAAGCTGGTCCTGGGTCAGCAGTGAGCCCCTATCCTACCTTCAATTCATCCTCAGATGTTGAGGCCTTGCATAAAGCAATCACAGTTAAAGGTGTGGATGAAGCAACCATCATTGAAATTCTAACTAAGAGAAACAATGCACAGCATCAGCAGATCAAAGCAGCCTATcttcaggaaaaaggaaagccCCTGGATGAAGCTCTGAAGAAAGCCCTCACAGGTCACCTTGAGGAAGTTGCTTTGGCTCTATTGAAAACTCCAGCCCAGTTTGACCCTGATGAGCTCCGTGCTGCCATGAAGGGCCTTGGAACTGATGAAGACACTCTGAATGAAATTTTGGCATCAAGAACtaacagagaaatcagagaaattaacagAATCTATAGAGAGGAACTGAAGAGAGATCTGGCTAAAGACATTGCCGCAGACGCATCTGGAGATTATGAGAAGGCTTTGCTTTCTCTTGCTAAGGGTGATCGATCAGAGGCGCTTGCCCTAAATGACGACTTGGCTGATACAGATGCCAGGGCCTTATatgaagcaggagaaagaggaaaagggacaGATATGAATGTGTTCACTACCATTCTGACCACCAGAAGCTATTCCCATCTTCGCAGAGTGTTTCAGAAGTATTCCAAGTACAGTAAGCATGACATGAACAAAGTTCTGGACCTGGAGTTGAAAGGTGACATCGAGAAATGCCTCACAGTTATTGTGAAGTGTACTACAAGCAAACCAATGTTCTTTGCTGAGAAACTTCATCAGGCCATGAAGGGTGTTGGAACTCATCATAAGATACTGATCAGGATTATGGTTTCCCATTCTGAAATTGACATGAATGACATCAAAGCATGCTATCAGAAGCTGTATGGCATTTCTCTCTGCCAAGCCATCCTGGATGAAACTAAAGGAGATTATGAAAAAATCCTGGTGGCTCTCTGTGGAGGAAACTAA
- the LOC130836340 gene encoding olfactory receptor 56-like yields the protein MALVENQTLISHFILLGLFTHSPLHLLLFSIIMVMFLVALSGNGLMIFLINTDSCLHSPMYFFLSWLSLMDLMLISTIVPRMAIDYLLGHGSISFTGCGLQILFFLTLLGDECFLLAFMAYDRYVAINNPLRYSVVMNRRVCWLMVAGSWLFGLVDGLIQAIYTLSFPYCGSQEIDHFFCDIPAVLKLACADTSLYETMIYVCCVLMLLLPFSVISVSYLLILVTVLRMRSAEGRQKAFATCSSHMAVVSLFYGAAMITYMRPQTYHSSKQDKVVSAFYTMITPMLNPLIYSLRNKEVAGALRKLLGRCPCGGGQG from the coding sequence ATGGCCTTGGTGGAAAACCAGACGCTcatctcccacttcatcctccTGGGCCTCTTCACCCACTCACCCCtgcacctcctcctcttctccatcaTCATGGTCATGTTTCTGGTGGCCCTCTCTGGAAATGGGCTCATGATCTTCCTCATCAACACTGACTCCTGCCTGCACagccccatgtacttcttcctcagctgGCTGTCCCTCATGGACCTCATGCTCATCTCCACCATTGTGCCACGCATGGCCATTGACTACCTCCTGGGCCATGGCTCCATCTCCTTCACAGGCTGTGGGCTCCAGATCCTCTTCTTCCTTACCCTCCTGGGGGATGAGTGCTTCCTGCTGGCCTTCatggcctatgatcgctatgtggccatcaACAACCCGCTGAGGTACTCAGTGGTCATGAACCGCCGTGTCTGCTGGCTCATGGTGGCAGGATCTTGGCTCTTTGGCCTGGTGGATGGGTTGATTCAGGCCATCTACACCCTGAGCTTTCCCTACTGTGGCTCCCAGGAGATTGACCACTTCTTCTGTGATATCCCTGCAGTGCTTAAGCTAGCCTGTGCTGACACCTCCCTCTATGAGACTATGATCTATGTGTGCTGCGTCCTCATGCTGCTCCTGCCCTTCTCTGTCATCTCTGTCTCCTACCTGCTGATTCTGGTGACTGTGCTCCGCATGCGTTCTGCTGAAGGTCGTCAGAAGGCCTTTGCTACCTGCTCCTCCCACATGGCAGTGGTGTCTCTCTTCTATGGGGCTGCCATGATCACCTACATGCGGCCCCAGACTTACCACTCCTCCAAGCAGGACAAAGTGGTCTCTGCCTTCTATACCATGATTACCCCTATGCTCAACCCACTAATCTACAGCTTGAGGAACAAGGAAGTGGCTGGTGCTCTCAGGAAACTCCTGGGAAGGTGTCCatgtggtggggggcagggatag